One window from the genome of Dyella sp. A6 encodes:
- a CDS encoding sugar porter family MFS transporter encodes MNATTATPVASHSKATAVFVCILAALAGLMFGLDIGVISGAQQFIQKEFAVSDETIGLIVSIMMVGAAAGALIAGWLSGHLGRKRSLILGAVLFVAGSLLCSVAWTPDVLIAGRLVLGVAIGLASFTAPLYLAEIAPESIRGAMISLYQLMITIGILVAFLSDTAFSYSGNWRWMLGVIAIPGALFLLGVVFLPYSPRWLMMRGRKPEAEHVLHKLRGSLDTIQKEIADIEEQLKTPQRGIHMFFQNSNFRRSVYLGVLLQVMQQLTGMNVVMYYAPRIFQGMGYDTASQMWFTAVVGLVNVLATFIAIGLVDRLGRKPILYVGFVVMAIGLGVVGTMMHLGIHTHAQQFFTVGMLLIFIVGFAMSAGPLIWTLCSEIQPLKGRDFGIGCSTLTNWVANAIVGWSFLPLLNSIGDAKTFWLYAAFNVVFIGLTLWLVPETKGVTLEQIERNLMAGKPLRRIGQ; translated from the coding sequence ATGAATGCCACCACCGCAACTCCGGTTGCCAGTCACTCGAAGGCCACCGCGGTCTTCGTCTGTATCCTCGCCGCGTTGGCGGGCCTGATGTTCGGACTGGACATCGGCGTGATTTCCGGCGCGCAGCAGTTCATCCAGAAGGAATTCGCGGTCAGCGACGAAACCATCGGCCTGATCGTCAGCATCATGATGGTCGGTGCCGCCGCCGGCGCGCTGATCGCCGGCTGGCTGTCGGGCCACCTCGGGCGCAAGCGTTCGCTGATTCTCGGCGCGGTGCTGTTCGTCGCCGGCTCGCTGCTGTGCAGCGTGGCCTGGACACCGGACGTGCTGATCGCGGGCCGGCTCGTGCTGGGCGTGGCGATCGGCCTGGCCAGCTTCACCGCACCGCTGTACCTGGCCGAGATCGCGCCGGAGTCGATCCGCGGCGCGATGATCTCGCTGTACCAGCTGATGATCACCATCGGCATCCTGGTCGCCTTCCTTTCGGATACCGCTTTCAGCTACTCGGGCAACTGGCGCTGGATGCTGGGCGTGATCGCCATTCCCGGCGCGCTGTTCCTGCTGGGCGTGGTGTTCCTGCCCTACAGCCCGCGCTGGCTGATGATGCGTGGCCGCAAGCCGGAGGCCGAGCACGTGCTGCACAAGCTGCGCGGCAGCCTGGACACCATCCAGAAGGAAATCGCCGACATCGAGGAACAGCTGAAGACGCCGCAGCGCGGCATCCACATGTTCTTCCAGAACTCGAACTTCCGCCGCTCGGTGTATCTGGGCGTGCTGCTGCAGGTCATGCAGCAGCTGACCGGCATGAACGTGGTGATGTATTACGCACCGCGCATCTTCCAGGGCATGGGCTACGACACCGCCTCGCAGATGTGGTTCACCGCGGTGGTGGGTCTGGTCAACGTGCTGGCCACCTTCATCGCCATCGGCCTGGTCGACCGGCTGGGCCGCAAGCCGATCCTGTATGTCGGCTTCGTGGTGATGGCGATCGGCCTCGGCGTGGTCGGCACCATGATGCATCTGGGCATCCACACCCACGCCCAGCAGTTCTTCACCGTCGGCATGCTGCTGATCTTCATCGTCGGCTTCGCGATGTCGGCCGGCCCGCTGATCTGGACGCTGTGCTCGGAAATCCAGCCGCTCAAGGGCCGCGACTTCGGCATCGGCTGCTCCACCCTCACCAACTGGGTCGCCAACGCCATCGTGGGCTGGTCGTTCCTGCCGCTGCTCAACAGCATCGGCGACGCCAAGACCTTCTGGCTCTACGCCGCCTTCAACGTGGTGTTCATCGGCCTCACCCTGTGGCTGGTGCCGGAGACCAAGGGCGTCACGCTGGAACAGATCGAGCGCAACCTGATGGCCGGCAAGCCGCTGCGTCGGATCGGGCAGTAA
- a CDS encoding aldose 1-epimerase, producing MQVLAEAGGGIAGFDWHGRNEPISLMRRYKPSGHRIDPNQLSCFPLVPWSNRISDNGFEVEGRWIPLSSNREDEPWPIHGSGWQRAWQVTSHTTHEIRLSLTQRSATAYCYEASLQYTLLEDALQVDMAVTNIASLSMPFGLGLHPFFNRGDSVRLMAPASNVWLNNGQTPLPTQYVDIPPEWDFRAERALPEQGIDNAFQGWTGEAVIHWPGSQLGLRIDAGTDAFVLYTPADRDFFCFEPVDHPINAVHLPGGPDKHGMTMLSPRATLQRRFVFSVLDMPKD from the coding sequence GTGCAGGTCCTTGCCGAAGCCGGCGGTGGCATCGCCGGCTTCGACTGGCATGGCCGCAACGAACCGATTTCCTTGATGCGACGTTACAAGCCTTCAGGGCATCGTATCGACCCCAACCAACTTTCCTGTTTTCCCCTGGTGCCCTGGAGCAATCGCATCTCCGACAACGGATTCGAAGTGGAAGGCCGCTGGATACCTTTGTCGAGCAACCGCGAAGATGAACCCTGGCCCATCCACGGCAGTGGCTGGCAACGTGCATGGCAAGTGACGTCACATACAACCCACGAAATAAGGCTTTCCCTGACGCAGCGCTCTGCCACGGCTTATTGCTACGAGGCGAGTCTGCAATACACCTTGCTCGAAGACGCCCTGCAGGTCGATATGGCTGTCACCAACATCGCCTCGCTATCGATGCCCTTCGGGCTCGGACTGCACCCATTTTTTAACCGTGGCGACAGCGTGCGCTTGATGGCGCCGGCATCCAATGTTTGGCTCAATAACGGTCAAACGCCTCTGCCGACCCAATATGTCGATATTCCACCGGAGTGGGACTTTCGCGCCGAACGCGCATTACCGGAACAAGGTATCGACAATGCCTTTCAAGGCTGGACGGGCGAAGCTGTGATCCATTGGCCTGGATCGCAGCTTGGGTTGCGGATCGACGCCGGAACCGATGCTTTCGTGCTCTATACGCCAGCCGACCGCGACTTCTTCTGCTTCGAACCGGTCGACCATCCCATCAACGCCGTGCATCTTCCAGGAGGACCGGACAAGCATGGGATGACGATGCTTTCGCCACGAGCCACGCTTCAACGTCGATTCGTGTTCAGCGTGCTCGATATGCCGAAAGACTGA
- a CDS encoding beta-galactosidase translates to MTRTQWIKAALIASSLALTAAAPASTDTRAAASAPKTHRITFDKYSFLIDGKRTYIWSGEFHPYRLPSPGLWPDIFQKMKAAGFNTASIYFSWGYHSPRDGQYDFSGVRDLDKLLDDARDAGIYVIARPGPYINAEVDSGGFPLWLTEKPVRNRSPDPAYLKLADQWMTQIDRILARHQLTDGRGTVIAYQVENEYYNGSPAGRAYMQHLEDKARADGITVPLVGNHNATFVTGKGAVDVSGWDYYPQGFDCSHPSQWKPAPDMAAHHFAGEPLFTAEFQGGAFDPWGGPGYAKCAQLINDRFANVFYKENIAAGATAQNFYMLYGGTSWGWQAIPQNYTSYDYGAAITEGRQFDPKYYEDKRIGYFLHAVTPITKTNPMQPGRLDDPRLIDRARINPDTGTQFHLVRHGDTTASSVEQAHLTLSLKEGRFSIPQQAGTTLTIDGRESKLLLADYTFDATRMIYSTSELMTIATIGSRDVAVLYGRHGTDGETLLGFAARPKVTVLAGHVTSHWEQHGLRLDYRHDGLAQVLIEGGSKPLLLLIGDNRATQSIWRQDTSRGPVLMIGSHLLRSAHYDDGTLALTGDGDSDTHAWLFAGDASRVTWNGRPLSATRTASGALALTLPAPRPVVLPTLDHWTRRTGAPEIARNFDDAHWKIANRTTTSSVTKPGTLPVLFADDYGFHTGNTWYRGHFTVNTGHVAPTGLKLKVMSGGKAGAFTVWLNGHFLGSVTGSELGAFSFPSRMIVPGDNVVSVLTVDMGHEEDYDSTGENRTARGIVSAEPVGATANAITWRLQGAIVDESPLRGPYNFGGLYGERREWPIKPGNPADWHPATLPADTSTPGVTWYRTSVPLDLPKGQDTSLGLQIKDPPGRHYRAMIFVNGWQMGNYVADLGPQHRFPIPDGVIDPHGNNNITIAVWKTDRTPGGLGRVSLVDFGSYTSPIDVSTIPAGK, encoded by the coding sequence ATGACGCGTACTCAATGGATCAAGGCTGCACTGATCGCCAGCAGCCTCGCGCTCACGGCGGCGGCCCCGGCCAGCACCGACACCAGAGCGGCAGCATCCGCACCGAAGACCCACCGCATCACCTTCGACAAATACAGCTTCCTGATCGACGGCAAGCGGACCTATATCTGGTCGGGCGAATTCCACCCCTACCGGCTGCCGAGCCCCGGGTTGTGGCCGGACATCTTCCAGAAGATGAAGGCGGCCGGGTTCAACACCGCATCGATCTATTTCTCCTGGGGTTACCACTCGCCGCGCGACGGCCAGTACGACTTCAGCGGCGTGCGCGATCTCGACAAACTGCTCGACGACGCACGCGACGCCGGCATCTACGTGATCGCTCGTCCCGGTCCCTACATCAACGCCGAGGTCGACAGTGGCGGCTTCCCGCTGTGGCTGACCGAGAAACCGGTCAGGAACCGCAGCCCGGACCCGGCCTACCTCAAGCTTGCCGACCAGTGGATGACGCAGATCGACCGTATCCTCGCCCGGCATCAGCTCACCGACGGGCGCGGCACGGTGATCGCCTACCAGGTCGAGAACGAGTACTACAACGGCTCGCCTGCGGGCCGTGCTTACATGCAGCACCTTGAGGACAAGGCGCGTGCCGACGGCATCACGGTGCCGCTGGTCGGCAACCATAACGCCACCTTCGTCACCGGTAAGGGCGCCGTCGATGTCAGCGGCTGGGATTACTACCCGCAGGGCTTCGACTGCTCGCATCCGTCGCAGTGGAAACCGGCGCCCGACATGGCCGCACATCACTTTGCCGGCGAGCCGCTGTTCACCGCCGAGTTCCAGGGCGGCGCGTTCGACCCGTGGGGCGGTCCGGGCTATGCCAAGTGCGCGCAGCTGATCAACGACCGCTTCGCCAACGTCTTCTACAAGGAAAACATCGCTGCCGGGGCCACGGCCCAGAATTTCTACATGCTCTACGGCGGCACGTCGTGGGGCTGGCAGGCGATCCCGCAGAACTACACGTCCTACGACTACGGTGCCGCCATTACCGAAGGGCGGCAGTTCGACCCCAAGTATTACGAGGACAAGCGGATCGGCTATTTCCTCCACGCCGTCACGCCGATCACCAAGACCAACCCGATGCAGCCGGGACGGCTCGACGACCCGCGCCTGATCGACCGGGCACGGATCAATCCGGACACCGGCACGCAGTTCCATCTGGTGCGCCACGGCGACACCACCGCGTCGAGCGTCGAGCAGGCGCACCTGACGCTGTCATTGAAGGAAGGCCGTTTCAGCATCCCGCAGCAAGCCGGCACCACGCTCACCATCGATGGCCGCGAGAGCAAGCTGCTGCTCGCCGACTACACGTTCGACGCGACCCGGATGATCTATTCGACGTCCGAACTGATGACCATCGCGACCATCGGCAGCCGCGATGTCGCCGTGCTCTACGGTCGTCATGGCACCGACGGCGAGACCCTGCTCGGCTTTGCCGCCAGGCCAAAGGTGACCGTGCTTGCAGGTCATGTGACATCGCACTGGGAACAGCATGGACTGCGGCTGGACTACCGACATGACGGCCTGGCGCAGGTGCTGATCGAGGGCGGCAGCAAGCCGCTGCTGCTGCTGATCGGCGACAACCGGGCCACCCAGTCGATCTGGCGGCAGGACACGTCACGCGGTCCGGTGCTGATGATCGGCTCGCACCTGCTTCGCAGCGCACATTACGACGACGGCACCCTCGCGCTGACCGGCGATGGCGACAGCGACACCCATGCATGGCTGTTTGCCGGCGATGCAAGCCGGGTCACCTGGAACGGTCGCCCGCTGTCCGCCACCCGCACGGCATCCGGAGCCCTTGCGCTGACCCTGCCGGCACCGCGACCGGTCGTGCTGCCGACACTCGACCACTGGACGCGCCGCACCGGCGCGCCGGAGATCGCCCGCAACTTCGACGACGCCCATTGGAAGATCGCCAATCGCACGACCACCAGCAGCGTCACCAAGCCCGGCACGCTGCCGGTGCTGTTTGCCGACGATTACGGTTTCCACACCGGCAACACCTGGTACCGCGGCCACTTCACCGTCAACACCGGTCACGTCGCCCCTACCGGGCTCAAGCTCAAGGTCATGAGCGGCGGCAAGGCGGGCGCCTTCACGGTGTGGCTCAACGGTCATTTCCTCGGCAGCGTGACAGGCAGCGAACTGGGCGCCTTCAGCTTCCCCAGCCGCATGATCGTGCCGGGTGACAACGTCGTCTCGGTACTCACCGTCGACATGGGACACGAGGAGGATTACGACTCCACCGGCGAGAACCGCACCGCCCGCGGCATCGTCTCGGCCGAACCGGTCGGAGCCACGGCAAACGCGATTACCTGGCGACTGCAGGGCGCGATCGTCGACGAGAGCCCGCTGCGTGGTCCCTACAACTTCGGCGGGCTTTACGGCGAGCGCAGGGAATGGCCGATCAAGCCCGGCAACCCGGCCGACTGGCACCCCGCCACGCTGCCGGCCGACACCAGCACGCCCGGGGTGACCTGGTATCGCACCAGCGTTCCGCTCGACCTGCCCAAGGGCCAGGACACCTCGCTGGGTCTGCAGATCAAGGACCCGCCGGGCCGGCACTATCGCGCGATGATCTTCGTCAACGGCTGGCAGATGGGCAATTACGTCGCCGACCTGGGACCGCAGCACCGCTTCCCGATTCCCGACGGCGTGATCGACCCCCACGGCAACAACAACATCACCATCGCCGTGTGGAAGACCGATCGCACGCCGGGCGGCCTGGGCCGCGTCTCGCTGGTCGACTTCGGCTCGTACACCTCGCCGATCGACGTAAGCACGATCCCGGCGGGGAAGTGA
- a CDS encoding glycoside hydrolase family 27 protein — translation MNRFLRCLPKAATPLVITITIAMGATPVMAAQSAPALPQMGFNNWNSTHCRPAFNEKMIRGIANKFISLGLRDAGYRYVNIDDCWANWKRDKNGRLEANPKRFPSGIKALADYIHSKGLKFGLYSSAGTSTCQPLEENRGFPGGLGHEKQDAATFASWGVDYLKYDNCNNQNVPALKRYTAMAEALRATGRPIFFSVCEWGENKPWLWAGKPPVDAGSWRTTGDISDNYASMLKNFKQNVVLAKYATPGHWNDPDMLEVGNGGMTDVEYRSQFSLWSIMAAPLLIGTDLRTIKPDALKILLNKDVIAVDQDPLGVQGRQVSDTNGIHVIVKPLEGGSEAVAVFNETDTARKVSISASEIDLKKGMNYRFRNLWTHRARTGDGSIKIDLPAHATAMYRISRL, via the coding sequence ATGAATCGCTTCCTACGCTGCTTGCCAAAGGCGGCAACACCGCTTGTCATTACCATTACGATCGCTATGGGTGCTACACCCGTCATGGCCGCACAGAGCGCACCCGCGCTGCCACAGATGGGCTTCAACAACTGGAACTCCACTCACTGCCGCCCTGCATTCAATGAAAAGATGATCCGGGGCATCGCCAATAAATTCATAAGCCTTGGTCTGCGCGATGCAGGCTACCGTTACGTCAACATCGACGACTGCTGGGCCAACTGGAAGCGTGACAAGAACGGCAGGCTCGAAGCGAACCCCAAGCGCTTCCCGAGCGGCATCAAGGCCCTGGCCGACTACATCCACAGCAAGGGTCTGAAGTTCGGCCTGTATTCGAGCGCAGGCACTTCCACCTGCCAACCATTGGAAGAGAACCGTGGATTTCCTGGCGGTCTGGGACACGAGAAACAGGATGCCGCGACGTTCGCGTCCTGGGGCGTGGACTACCTGAAGTACGACAACTGCAACAACCAGAATGTCCCTGCGTTGAAGCGCTATACCGCGATGGCTGAAGCACTTCGTGCGACTGGCAGGCCTATATTCTTCAGCGTGTGCGAGTGGGGCGAGAACAAGCCGTGGCTTTGGGCCGGAAAGCCACCGGTCGACGCTGGATCGTGGCGCACCACTGGTGACATCAGCGACAACTACGCTTCGATGTTGAAGAACTTCAAGCAGAACGTGGTACTCGCCAAATACGCCACACCTGGCCACTGGAATGATCCGGACATGCTCGAGGTGGGCAACGGCGGCATGACCGATGTCGAATACCGCAGTCAGTTCAGCCTCTGGTCGATCATGGCCGCACCACTACTCATTGGCACCGACCTGCGCACGATCAAGCCGGACGCGCTGAAGATTCTGCTCAACAAGGATGTGATCGCGGTAGATCAGGACCCGCTGGGCGTACAAGGCAGACAGGTGAGCGACACGAATGGCATCCACGTCATCGTCAAGCCACTCGAGGGTGGCAGTGAAGCCGTGGCGGTATTCAACGAGACCGATACTGCACGCAAGGTGAGCATAAGTGCCTCCGAGATAGACCTGAAGAAGGGTATGAACTATCGCTTCCGAAATCTGTGGACGCACAGGGCTCGGACGGGCGACGGCTCCATCAAAATCGACCTCCCAGCGCATGCGACTGCGATGTATCGCATCAGCCGCCTTTGA
- a CDS encoding TonB-dependent receptor, with protein MQRTKLTFSVCQALAIMAGAGVLGYSMPSYAQTGASAAAPSASVTSSHKTTSTKNNKKKKVVNLTAISVTGQLAAIQRAESIKQNAVNVVDSISAEEAGKFPDPNVADALQRVPGVSVNRSGGESSQIAIRGFGPNFVAVTINGRQMATASGSRAFDFAVLPSDIISVAQVNKTSSADISEVDIGGVVNIQTARPLDFNGFHATGSVAGVNNNLTGSWSGKTTPNASGLVGWTNAKHTFGWLMSAQYYRRDDTQINTQASSWYANQDISKLSGLSNPNYTHVAIPETLANNVINEQRTRKSFTGAIDWQPIDRLTIQFDTLYASYHINPLEHEFGEYGNAGDIQSLTTDSNNTVLNYVRKNTGTMSNDYVVSYNPSDEFMQQNGLNFAFNVDPSTTVTLDVSKSKAWNKQSPNGYFSVIGTRNVGVNPTWTNNGNSSPPSYTNILSTTNMGDLYAHCCNEGGQSNNVTDGITEYQLNLSKDFESGLLSTLEFGVQENKQYNKSVQWVTPQGILCNAYCGYAVSVPASAVGAYIYTPPSPISGVSQPGLPRQWIQYNALEYMKWLTTPAAYNQLTPDKRAALLAALAQYGSFGPKLNPGSFNEVQETDKAAFVKAVFEGSMWEMPWTLDVGARYMHVSSVSQAIFQEPISYYVDPNDSSASQVTFGPLKPQSATGGYHKWLPSINFKLNLLDNLIYRLAFSKTLTPPALNNLYYNQSFGTRPESLTISQGNPNLQPYTSINYDTGLEWYINDSSYLAVEGFYKKVSNFSTIVSTPVQFLGQTWSLSEPINLNSANIYGEELTFNYQFNHLLPAPFDGLGMAFNYTHVSSSANLNPGTIAASGKFAVPGIGDSANLSGYYEKGRWQVRLAYNWRGKYLESLAYGSGAQPATRTAYGELDLSASYKINHHVSLFVYGTNLTQSHLYDYSVYPNRFLYAEADGTVYTVGIRGTF; from the coding sequence ATGCAACGAACAAAACTGACGTTCTCAGTGTGCCAAGCACTTGCCATCATGGCGGGAGCCGGCGTACTCGGCTATAGCATGCCTAGTTATGCGCAGACCGGCGCATCCGCCGCCGCCCCCAGCGCATCCGTCACGTCTTCCCACAAGACCACGAGTACCAAGAACAACAAGAAGAAGAAGGTGGTCAATCTGACGGCGATCAGCGTCACGGGCCAGCTCGCGGCGATTCAGCGTGCCGAATCCATCAAACAGAATGCCGTCAACGTCGTCGACTCCATCTCTGCGGAAGAAGCAGGCAAGTTCCCGGACCCCAATGTCGCCGACGCACTGCAGCGTGTACCGGGCGTATCGGTCAATCGCAGCGGTGGTGAGTCCAGCCAGATCGCAATTCGAGGCTTCGGCCCCAACTTCGTCGCGGTGACGATCAACGGCCGCCAGATGGCTACTGCTTCGGGTTCACGCGCTTTCGATTTCGCGGTGCTTCCGTCGGACATCATCAGCGTCGCACAGGTCAACAAGACTTCGTCCGCTGATATCTCGGAGGTCGATATCGGTGGTGTCGTGAACATCCAGACAGCACGACCGCTGGACTTCAATGGCTTTCACGCAACAGGCAGCGTTGCAGGCGTCAACAACAATCTGACCGGAAGCTGGTCCGGGAAGACCACACCCAATGCATCGGGCCTCGTCGGCTGGACGAATGCGAAGCACACCTTCGGCTGGTTGATGTCAGCGCAGTACTACAGGCGTGACGATACTCAAATCAACACCCAGGCAAGCTCCTGGTATGCGAACCAGGACATTTCAAAGCTTTCCGGGTTGAGCAACCCCAACTACACGCATGTCGCCATACCGGAGACGCTGGCAAACAACGTCATCAACGAGCAACGTACGCGCAAGAGCTTCACCGGCGCCATCGACTGGCAACCGATTGATCGCCTCACCATCCAGTTCGACACCCTATATGCGAGCTACCACATCAATCCGCTGGAGCACGAATTCGGCGAGTACGGCAACGCAGGCGACATCCAGTCACTCACCACGGACAGCAACAACACCGTGTTGAACTATGTTCGGAAAAATACCGGCACGATGTCGAACGATTATGTCGTTTCCTACAATCCAAGCGACGAGTTCATGCAGCAGAACGGATTGAACTTCGCATTCAATGTCGACCCTTCGACCACGGTCACACTGGACGTTTCCAAATCCAAGGCATGGAACAAGCAGAGCCCCAACGGATACTTCTCGGTGATCGGCACACGCAATGTTGGCGTCAATCCGACCTGGACAAACAATGGCAACAGCAGTCCACCGAGCTATACCAATATCCTTTCCACCACCAACATGGGGGATCTGTATGCGCACTGCTGCAATGAAGGCGGCCAATCCAACAATGTCACTGACGGCATCACCGAATATCAGCTGAACCTCTCGAAGGATTTTGAGAGCGGACTTCTTTCCACTTTGGAATTCGGCGTACAAGAAAACAAGCAGTACAACAAATCCGTCCAGTGGGTTACTCCCCAGGGCATACTCTGCAATGCCTACTGTGGTTATGCGGTGTCGGTGCCTGCCAGCGCCGTCGGCGCCTATATCTACACACCACCTTCGCCAATCAGCGGCGTTTCGCAGCCGGGCCTTCCAAGACAGTGGATTCAGTACAACGCCCTGGAATACATGAAGTGGCTGACAACCCCCGCGGCCTACAATCAGCTGACTCCGGACAAGCGTGCGGCCCTGCTTGCGGCACTTGCCCAATACGGCAGCTTCGGACCCAAGCTCAATCCGGGCAGCTTCAACGAAGTGCAAGAAACCGACAAAGCCGCTTTCGTCAAGGCTGTTTTCGAAGGCTCGATGTGGGAGATGCCATGGACTCTCGATGTCGGTGCGCGATATATGCACGTGAGCTCCGTATCGCAGGCGATCTTTCAAGAGCCCATTAGCTACTACGTCGATCCCAATGACAGCAGTGCGAGCCAGGTCACATTCGGACCATTGAAGCCGCAGTCCGCGACCGGCGGTTATCACAAGTGGCTCCCTTCCATCAACTTCAAGCTGAACTTGCTTGACAACCTGATCTATCGTCTGGCGTTCTCCAAAACGCTGACTCCTCCGGCACTGAACAATCTTTATTACAACCAGAGCTTCGGTACTCGTCCGGAATCGCTGACGATCTCCCAGGGCAACCCCAATCTTCAACCGTATACATCGATCAACTACGACACCGGCCTGGAGTGGTACATCAACGACTCCAGCTATTTGGCAGTTGAAGGTTTCTACAAGAAGGTCAGCAACTTCAGCACGATCGTAAGCACTCCCGTACAGTTCCTCGGCCAAACATGGTCACTGAGCGAACCGATCAACCTGAATTCGGCAAATATCTATGGTGAAGAACTGACCTTCAACTATCAGTTCAATCATCTTCTTCCCGCACCGTTCGACGGCCTCGGCATGGCCTTCAACTACACGCACGTCAGCAGCAGCGCCAATCTCAATCCTGGAACGATTGCCGCCTCCGGCAAGTTTGCAGTACCGGGTATCGGTGATTCGGCGAACCTCAGTGGGTACTACGAAAAGGGCCGCTGGCAAGTGCGCCTGGCCTACAACTGGCGCGGTAAATATCTGGAAAGTCTCGCTTATGGATCAGGTGCCCAGCCCGCCACGCGTACCGCCTATGGAGAGCTTGACCTGAGTGCTAGCTACAAAATCAACCATCACGTCTCGCTGTTCGTGTATGGCACGAATCTGACCCAGTCGCATCTTTACGACTACTCCGTGTATCCGAACCGTTTCCTGTACGCGGAAGCTGACGGCACGGTGTATACCGTGGGCATACGCGGCACATTCTAA